One window of the Fundidesulfovibrio putealis DSM 16056 genome contains the following:
- a CDS encoding CgeB family protein codes for MHAPSLPWPASGRGSQGASGFWDKARIPRFRSAAPRVLLFTSGYFLQREIVSACARLGWQVFELPLPEGGRGTSEFVERLLAAAVEFAPDFALTVNHLGLDTQGRLLSLFEKLALPLASWFVDSPRLILHDFPGQPSPWCAVFTWDADTVDPLSAMGFEQVAHLPLAADTVLFAPGKVGKPAWDADVSFVGDSMARPLAALKKRLKAHPRALALALEAAPGFAASPEREALAYLRATSPELLALWEALPDAQARLDLEQTLTWEATRLYRLSRVATLAPFSPLVAGDAGWRAMLPAGGFKYHGPLDYSLDLPGFYPRSHVNFNATSLQMKGAVNQRVFDVPACGAFLLTDHREQMDALFEPGREVVCYREPEEIPGLVRHWLDNPGEREALVAAARERVLAQHDYTHRMKAMLKTMRRRYA; via the coding sequence ATGCACGCGCCCAGTCTCCCCTGGCCTGCCTCCGGGCGAGGGAGCCAGGGCGCGTCCGGCTTCTGGGACAAGGCCCGCATCCCCCGGTTCCGCTCCGCCGCGCCGCGCGTGCTGCTGTTCACCAGCGGCTACTTCCTGCAGCGCGAGATCGTAAGCGCCTGCGCGCGCCTGGGCTGGCAGGTGTTCGAGCTGCCCCTGCCCGAAGGCGGACGCGGCACGTCCGAGTTCGTGGAGCGGCTCCTGGCTGCCGCCGTCGAATTCGCTCCGGACTTCGCCCTCACCGTCAATCATCTGGGCCTGGACACTCAGGGCCGCCTGCTGTCGCTGTTTGAGAAGCTGGCCCTGCCGCTGGCCTCCTGGTTCGTGGACAGCCCCCGCCTCATCCTGCACGACTTCCCCGGCCAGCCGAGCCCCTGGTGCGCCGTGTTCACCTGGGACGCGGACACCGTGGACCCGCTTTCGGCTATGGGCTTCGAGCAGGTCGCGCACCTGCCGTTGGCTGCGGACACCGTCCTGTTCGCGCCGGGAAAGGTCGGCAAACCCGCCTGGGACGCGGATGTGTCCTTCGTGGGCGATTCCATGGCCCGGCCCCTGGCAGCGCTGAAAAAGCGCCTGAAGGCGCATCCGCGCGCCCTGGCTCTGGCCCTGGAGGCCGCGCCGGGTTTCGCGGCCAGCCCGGAGCGCGAGGCCCTGGCCTATCTGCGCGCCACTTCGCCCGAGCTCCTGGCGCTCTGGGAGGCCCTGCCGGACGCCCAGGCCCGGCTGGACCTGGAGCAGACCCTCACCTGGGAGGCAACCCGCCTGTACCGGCTTTCGCGCGTGGCGACGCTTGCGCCCTTTTCGCCCCTGGTAGCCGGTGATGCGGGCTGGCGCGCCATGCTGCCCGCAGGCGGGTTCAAGTACCACGGGCCGCTGGACTACTCTCTTGATCTGCCGGGCTTCTACCCGCGCTCGCACGTCAATTTCAACGCCACCAGCCTTCAGATGAAGGGCGCGGTCAACCAGCGCGTGTTCGACGTGCCCGCCTGCGGGGCTTTTCTGCTCACGGACCATCGCGAACAGATGGACGCTCTGTTCGAACCGGGGCGCGAGGTGGTCTGTTACCGGGAGCCGGAGGAAATTCCGGGTCTTGTCCGGCACTGGCTGGACAACCCCGGCGAGCGCGAGGCCCTTGTCGCGGCGGCGCGGGAGCGTGTGCTGGCCCAGCACGACTACACCCACCGCATGAAGGCCATGTTGAAGACGATGCGGCGGCGGTATGCGTGA
- a CDS encoding toxin-antitoxin system YwqK family antitoxin, with the protein MRTTLSAFSRFTLMGQGLALGLILALVLASAASVLAQGAASPEEMEERGGLIYKAGDKTPYTGMVQDLHQSGKVRLEARYAAGKLNASKVWYENGQLAEQVDVTADTWSIKRFGESGRLEEQTVATFQNGRKVSEQSRLWDEAGQLRTEAGFQAGKLHGPLKEYDASGAVVRDEVYDQGKLVKKNK; encoded by the coding sequence ATGCGCACCACACTCTCAGCATTTTCACGGTTTACACTCATGGGCCAGGGCCTGGCCCTGGGGTTGATCCTGGCGTTGGTCCTGGCCAGCGCCGCTTCCGTTCTGGCCCAGGGCGCGGCCTCTCCCGAAGAGATGGAGGAACGCGGCGGGCTGATCTATAAAGCCGGGGACAAAACCCCCTATACCGGCATGGTCCAGGACCTGCACCAGTCCGGCAAGGTCCGTCTGGAGGCCCGCTACGCCGCAGGGAAGCTGAACGCCAGCAAGGTCTGGTACGAGAACGGCCAGCTGGCCGAGCAGGTGGACGTGACCGCAGACACCTGGAGCATCAAGCGCTTCGGGGAGAGCGGACGCCTGGAGGAACAGACCGTGGCCACCTTCCAGAACGGGCGCAAGGTGTCTGAACAGTCCAGGCTCTGGGACGAGGCCGGGCAGCTGCGCACCGAGGCCGGATTCCAGGCGGGCAAGCTGCACGGCCCGCTCAAGGAATACGACGCCTCCGGGGCCGTCGTGCGCGACGAAGTGTACGACCAGGGCAAGCTGGTCAAGAAAAACAAGTAG